A region from the Catellatospora sp. TT07R-123 genome encodes:
- a CDS encoding GNAT family N-acetyltransferase, whose translation MIEIQVLSPDDWALWRELRLAALAEAPYAFGSTLADWTGSGDQEERWRIRLELSGSYNLIAHLDGVPVGMASGVPGEQPGHTELISMWVSPAGRGKGVAAALIEAVAAWSRTQGVPELRLMVADGNDAAIALYRRCGFKETGHVQPMPDGERGELEMALAL comes from the coding sequence ATGATCGAGATTCAGGTGCTGTCCCCCGACGACTGGGCGCTGTGGCGCGAGCTGCGGCTGGCCGCGCTGGCCGAGGCGCCGTACGCGTTCGGGTCGACGCTCGCGGACTGGACCGGCTCCGGCGACCAGGAGGAGCGCTGGCGCATCCGCCTGGAGCTGTCCGGCTCGTACAACCTGATCGCGCACCTGGACGGCGTGCCGGTCGGCATGGCCAGCGGCGTCCCCGGCGAGCAGCCCGGCCACACCGAGCTGATCTCGATGTGGGTGAGCCCGGCCGGTCGCGGCAAGGGCGTCGCGGCCGCGCTGATCGAGGCGGTGGCCGCCTGGTCGCGTACGCAGGGCGTGCCCGAACTGCGGCTGATGGTGGCCGACGGCAACGACGCCGCGATCGCGCTCTACCGGCGCTGCGGTTTCAAGGAGACCGGCCACGTCCAGCCGATGCCCGACGGCGAACGCGGCGAGCTGGAGATGGCACTGGCACTGTGA
- a CDS encoding RNA polymerase sigma factor produces the protein MTDLFRAYWPVVLGYVRRRTGDPALAEELAQEAFARATAAFLGWRGESPLAWLLAIARNVLADHHRKGRPLVPLEEVLEPAEAFPHTRIEVRDLLARLPATDRRLLELVYLDGFSHAEVAAMAGRTPAAIRTAVWRAREALRTLAQEEHGHDRRTP, from the coding sequence ATGACCGACCTGTTCCGGGCGTACTGGCCGGTCGTGCTCGGCTACGTGCGGCGGCGCACCGGCGATCCCGCCCTGGCCGAGGAGCTGGCCCAGGAGGCGTTCGCCCGCGCCACCGCCGCGTTCCTGGGCTGGCGCGGCGAATCGCCGCTGGCCTGGCTGCTGGCGATCGCCCGCAACGTGCTGGCCGACCATCACCGCAAGGGGCGCCCGCTGGTGCCGCTGGAGGAGGTGCTGGAGCCCGCCGAGGCGTTCCCGCACACCCGCATCGAGGTGCGCGACCTGCTGGCCCGGCTGCCCGCCACCGACCGGCGGCTGCTGGAACTGGTGTACCTGGACGGCTTCAGCCACGCCGAGGTCGCCGCGATGGCCGGACGTACCCCGGCCGCGATCCGCACCGCGGTCTGGCGGGCCCGCGAGGCGCTGCGCACACTGGCACAGGAGGAGCACGGCCATGACCGACGAACCCCTTGA
- the shbA gene encoding RNA polymerase sigma factor ShbA, with protein MAWTETELVARAVRGDTDATADLITQVRPGVVRYCRARLGPVGGAYTTADDVSQDVCMALLQALPRYREQGVPFAAFVYTVAARKVADAQRAAVRHLAAARPDTPPERADHTPGPEQRALDRDQARRLALLLGQLPDTQREIIVLRVAVGLSADEVGLSLNMTAGAVRVAQSRALARLRALADDLRDGSAALEGRSA; from the coding sequence TTGGCCTGGACGGAGACCGAGCTGGTGGCTCGGGCCGTACGCGGCGACACCGACGCCACCGCCGACCTGATCACGCAGGTCCGCCCGGGGGTGGTCCGCTACTGCCGCGCCCGGCTGGGGCCGGTGGGCGGCGCGTACACCACCGCCGACGACGTGTCGCAGGACGTCTGCATGGCGCTGCTGCAGGCGCTGCCCCGCTACCGCGAACAGGGCGTCCCGTTCGCGGCCTTCGTGTACACCGTCGCCGCCCGCAAGGTCGCCGACGCGCAGCGGGCCGCCGTCCGCCATCTGGCCGCCGCCCGGCCCGACACTCCGCCGGAGCGGGCCGATCACACGCCCGGCCCGGAGCAGCGGGCGCTCGACCGCGACCAGGCCAGGCGGCTGGCCCTGCTGCTCGGGCAGCTGCCCGACACGCAGCGGGAGATCATCGTGCTGCGGGTGGCGGTCGGGCTGAGCGCCGACGAGGTCGGGCTGTCGCTCAACATGACCGCCGGAGCGGTGCGGGTCGCGCAGTCACGGGCCCTGGCCCGGTTGCGGGCACTGGCCGACGACCTGCGCGACGGGTCGGCCGCCCTGGAAGGGAGGTCGGCATGA
- a CDS encoding anti-sigma-D factor RsdA, whose product MTGPDRDDELLDALATGGAAPDGDRVAALLAAWRDDVAGTPAADGAGPGLRSAPHTSGGVRTPPQVWPRTGTRPGRRRPSRALVASAAVVVALVGGVALAAGNARPDSPLWPVTRVLYADRADSRLAARDAQRLLDQAKLALRDRRRDDAAALLRKAETTIELVSEESDRRRLTITLQKLLAAIADPHLAVAGGQAPVPSATPGTVAPSPSAGAAAPSPTRGRGGLPPLLPSLPPLLPSLPPILPSLPPILPPLPPLLPSGLGGLG is encoded by the coding sequence ATGACCGGGCCGGACCGCGACGACGAACTGCTCGACGCGCTCGCCACCGGCGGTGCCGCCCCGGACGGCGACCGCGTGGCCGCGCTGCTGGCGGCCTGGCGCGACGATGTGGCGGGCACGCCGGCGGCTGACGGGGCGGGGCCGGGGTTGCGCTCCGCACCTCACACCTCCGGTGGTGTGCGTACACCTCCACAGGTGTGGCCGCGCACAGGGACTCGTCCCGGGCGGCGGCGGCCGAGCCGCGCGCTGGTGGCCTCGGCGGCCGTGGTGGTGGCGCTGGTCGGCGGGGTGGCGCTGGCGGCGGGCAACGCCCGGCCGGACAGTCCGCTGTGGCCGGTCACGCGGGTGCTGTACGCCGACCGCGCCGACTCGCGCCTGGCCGCCCGCGACGCGCAGCGGCTGCTGGACCAGGCCAAACTGGCGCTGCGCGACCGGCGCCGCGACGACGCGGCGGCGCTGCTGCGAAAGGCCGAGACCACGATCGAGCTGGTATCGGAGGAGTCCGACCGCCGCCGACTGACGATCACGTTGCAGAAGCTGCTGGCGGCTATAGCCGATCCGCACCTGGCGGTGGCCGGCGGGCAGGCGCCGGTGCCGTCGGCCACGCCGGGCACGGTCGCCCCGAGCCCGTCCGCCGGGGCTGCGGCGCCGTCCCCGACGCGGGGGCGGGGCGGCCTGCCGCCGCTGCTCCCGTCACTGCCGCCGCTGCTGCCCTCGCTGCCGCCGATCCTGCCGTCACTGCCGCCGATCCTGCCTCCGCTGCCGCCGCTGCTGCCGTCCGGGCTGGGCGGCCTCGGCTAG
- a CDS encoding RHS repeat-associated core domain-containing protein encodes MFRQSPPNRRRAWRKVAMGTVSSAMVVAAALTAVPQQALAAAATRTLSAQQVASQHGTKVVPIARPADLTQGALAGKLRRATWPGAGKAVVDLAAVAGSRPARAAGLPVLVGPAAGRRGTGKVGVEVVDRAAVPAAWRDGVVLRLDGVAGSAATGQVTVAVDYSGFADAMGADWSRRLRLYALPACALTTPGAAGCGARELPSRNDAAAKTVTADTSLAQPVSQKAVAQAGDLAAAQVGGGVMLALAAGPDGDSGDFKATSLQASSTWAAGNNSGAFTWNYPMRMPPSLNGPGPKIALAYSSSAVDGRSEATNNQPSWIGEGFDWWPGFIERSYKPCADDMGSGANNSTKTGDQCWGTDNAVLSLSGSGGELVKDGTTGQWRISNDDASKIERLTNTVNGDNDNEYWKITGPDGTKYYFGLNRLPGYTGTAPANKTTNSAWTAPVAGNNSGEPCHASGFSSSFCDQAYRWNLDYVVDPHGNTMSYFYGAETNKYAKNLTDSSAVSYVRGGWLDHVDYGTDNRSGTDTENTAAAAPMRVQFGTADRCLSGCTTHDQAHWPDTPWDQECTGSSCAGKYSPTFWTTKRLTSVTTKVWDTAGAAYKNVDQWTLAHTFPDPGDGTRAGLWLESIVHSGVATGPAISGGAVTLPEVNFDWVQLPNRVDTATDGKPAMNWMRIGTIWSESGGKVSVAYSGADCVPGTHMPASPQTNTLRCFPVLEPQPDDTMKTEYFHKYLVTRVTEADLTGGSPDVVTSYEYVGNPAWRHTDDDGLTKDKLRTWSDFRGYASVKTRVGDPGSGIETLSVATYFRGMNGDLDGAGGKRSISLPAIDLNADGDTTDTADAPAVPDDNPYAGMIRQTTDYAGVETAPVGTKVSAPWASDPTATRDMGDTNAYARFSGTATAWTATWLASGGRRVTRADTAYDPTYGQPTQIDDQGDLAVSGDETCTVNTYLRNIGTTLLNLMSEIDVYGRSCGTAPQSDQDVVSMTRTSFDSQAFGQVPTKGDKTRVEVAKAWTTGAGPSWLTQSTSAFDAYGRVTDAADVRSNHTTSVYTPASGAPLTSLAVTNSLGTATKTVEPGWGVPTVSVDVNGRRTEAVFDALGEMTQLWLPNHLRASFPSQPSEMYSYLVRNSGGPNAVTAQKLHAGNAYTVTYQLFDGRLKPRQTQTASLADGHVGTVFTETKYDPAGRKSIESTYFDASVQPSTTLFTILDWQPKQQNVTEYDRAGRPTASVARSSGQELWRTTTTYGGDRVNVTPPTGGTATTTLVDAQQRTTELRRYHDPATVGQDTRALYDRALYHFNRRGQQDVVTDNAGSTWTYQYDLLGRITADHDPDKGDHSASFNDYGDMLTSTDARTQTLAFGYDTLGRKTGEFAGTTSGTKLATWAYDLPGAKGYLASSSRWLNNGTDEYKVKVRGYTPTYLSTGEDYTVPAVTGTTGISGTWTIARTYKVDGQPATLSYPNAGSLGAETLTFTYDPVTGRPEQLQTNAPGLGQYVTDTAYTAYGETSFTQFQLTGGNWLQQSMAYEDTTRRLSQATTIRQTVSQAVADNHYTYDAAGNTTESTQVTSTGVTDRQCLRYDWDKRLSAAWTPSGASCSPNPDASALGGPAPYYLSWTFDTVGNRATQTTHAAAGDTGAVYTYGGANVHGVQAVVTTGPGVSRTDNYEYDAAGNLTKRPGTGLPQVLTWDAEGHLAANSEGGVSSVYTADGTRLIQSDPAYTTLYLPGQEIRVAKSGGAVTAVRYYTYAGRTCAMTATGAGVTWLVTDTQNTQQITVAAGNQAITQRWSGPYGTQRGPAVSWPNARGFVAGDIDTTGLVHIGAREYDPALGRFVSPDPEFDQKDPLSWTNYGYADSTPVTASDPDGRRACLDDCNSKEDREWWAEQRRQEAAKRALIQTYCQLRARAGQPCGPSGPFGTPRPAPGPTPAPGPGGNTQQPLGTPNPTPWGDNRPIPAGCTSNGDGSYHCDGEGEPGLLSDIKMVGYCPISGGLSAYFGVAGSVCIGVDDKGVGFMLTGGTSEGVQAGGWLGMGMVFSNGDLMDQAGGFETTDAGAGWGKIGGDITYATGTSNGRPIWTTAVTGTYGVGSPVTWTHGGSETLVCRFNRDFTFTCGH; translated from the coding sequence ATGTTCAGACAGAGTCCGCCGAACCGTCGGCGGGCATGGCGCAAGGTCGCGATGGGAACAGTCTCCAGCGCGATGGTCGTCGCGGCGGCACTGACCGCCGTGCCGCAGCAGGCTTTGGCCGCAGCGGCGACCCGTACGCTGTCGGCCCAGCAGGTGGCCTCGCAGCACGGCACCAAGGTGGTGCCGATCGCCCGCCCCGCCGACCTGACCCAGGGCGCGCTGGCGGGCAAGCTCCGCCGCGCCACCTGGCCCGGCGCGGGCAAGGCCGTCGTCGACCTGGCCGCCGTGGCCGGATCGCGGCCCGCTCGGGCCGCCGGGCTGCCGGTGCTGGTCGGACCGGCCGCGGGCAGGCGCGGCACCGGCAAGGTCGGCGTCGAGGTCGTCGACCGGGCAGCCGTCCCGGCCGCGTGGCGCGACGGCGTCGTGCTGCGGCTGGACGGCGTCGCCGGGTCGGCCGCCACGGGGCAGGTCACCGTCGCCGTCGACTACTCGGGCTTCGCCGACGCCATGGGCGCCGACTGGTCGCGGCGGCTTCGGCTGTACGCGCTGCCCGCCTGCGCCCTGACCACCCCCGGCGCCGCCGGGTGCGGCGCGCGGGAACTGCCGTCGCGCAACGACGCCGCGGCGAAGACCGTCACCGCCGACACGTCGCTGGCGCAGCCGGTGAGCCAGAAGGCCGTGGCCCAGGCGGGCGACCTGGCCGCCGCGCAGGTCGGCGGCGGGGTCATGCTCGCGCTGGCCGCGGGCCCCGACGGCGACTCCGGCGACTTCAAAGCGACCTCGCTCCAGGCGTCGTCGACCTGGGCCGCCGGGAACAACTCGGGCGCCTTCACCTGGAACTACCCGATGCGCATGCCGCCGTCGCTGAACGGGCCCGGCCCGAAGATCGCGCTGGCGTACTCGTCGTCGGCCGTGGACGGCCGCAGCGAGGCCACCAACAACCAGCCGTCCTGGATCGGCGAGGGCTTCGACTGGTGGCCGGGCTTCATCGAGCGCAGCTACAAGCCCTGCGCCGACGACATGGGCTCGGGCGCCAACAACAGCACCAAGACCGGCGACCAGTGCTGGGGCACCGACAACGCGGTGCTGTCGCTCAGCGGCTCCGGCGGCGAGCTGGTCAAGGACGGCACCACCGGCCAGTGGCGCATCTCCAACGACGACGCGTCGAAGATCGAGCGGCTGACCAACACCGTCAACGGCGACAACGACAACGAGTACTGGAAGATCACCGGCCCGGACGGCACGAAGTACTACTTCGGCCTCAACCGGCTGCCCGGCTACACCGGCACCGCGCCCGCGAACAAGACCACCAACTCGGCGTGGACCGCCCCGGTGGCCGGCAACAACAGCGGTGAGCCGTGCCACGCGAGCGGCTTCAGCTCCTCGTTCTGCGACCAGGCGTACCGGTGGAACCTCGACTACGTCGTCGACCCGCACGGCAACACCATGTCGTACTTCTACGGCGCCGAGACCAACAAGTACGCCAAGAACCTCACCGACTCCAGCGCCGTGAGCTACGTACGCGGCGGCTGGCTGGACCACGTCGACTACGGCACCGACAACCGCTCCGGCACCGACACCGAGAACACCGCCGCGGCCGCGCCGATGCGGGTCCAGTTCGGCACCGCCGACCGGTGCCTGTCCGGCTGCACCACCCACGACCAGGCCCACTGGCCCGACACCCCGTGGGACCAGGAGTGCACCGGCAGCTCGTGCGCGGGCAAGTACTCCCCGACGTTCTGGACCACCAAGCGGCTCACCAGCGTCACCACCAAGGTGTGGGACACCGCCGGTGCCGCGTACAAGAACGTCGACCAGTGGACGCTGGCCCACACGTTCCCCGACCCCGGTGACGGCACCCGCGCGGGCCTGTGGCTGGAGTCGATCGTCCACTCCGGTGTCGCGACCGGCCCGGCGATCAGCGGCGGCGCCGTCACCCTGCCCGAGGTCAACTTCGACTGGGTGCAGCTGCCCAACCGCGTCGACACGGCCACCGACGGCAAACCGGCCATGAACTGGATGCGCATCGGCACCATCTGGTCGGAGTCGGGCGGCAAGGTGTCCGTCGCGTACTCGGGCGCCGACTGCGTCCCGGGGACGCACATGCCCGCCTCGCCGCAGACCAACACCCTGCGGTGCTTCCCGGTGCTGGAACCCCAGCCCGACGACACCATGAAGACCGAGTACTTCCACAAGTACCTGGTCACCAGGGTCACCGAGGCCGACCTGACCGGCGGCAGCCCCGACGTGGTCACCAGCTACGAGTACGTCGGCAACCCCGCCTGGCGGCACACCGACGACGACGGGCTCACCAAGGACAAGCTGCGCACCTGGTCGGACTTCCGGGGGTACGCCTCCGTCAAGACCCGCGTCGGCGACCCCGGCTCCGGCATCGAGACGCTCAGCGTCGCGACGTACTTCCGGGGCATGAACGGCGACCTCGACGGCGCGGGCGGCAAGCGCAGCATCTCGCTGCCCGCCATCGACCTCAACGCCGACGGCGACACCACCGACACCGCCGACGCCCCGGCCGTGCCCGACGACAACCCCTACGCGGGCATGATCCGCCAGACCACCGACTACGCCGGAGTGGAGACCGCGCCGGTCGGCACCAAGGTCAGCGCCCCGTGGGCGTCGGACCCGACCGCGACCCGCGACATGGGTGACACCAACGCCTACGCGCGGTTCTCCGGCACCGCGACGGCGTGGACCGCCACCTGGCTCGCCTCCGGCGGCCGCCGGGTGACCCGGGCCGACACCGCCTACGACCCCACCTACGGCCAGCCGACGCAGATCGACGACCAGGGCGACCTCGCCGTCAGCGGCGACGAGACCTGCACCGTGAACACCTACCTGCGCAACATCGGCACCACCCTGCTCAACCTGATGAGCGAGATCGACGTGTACGGCCGGTCCTGCGGCACCGCGCCGCAGTCCGACCAGGACGTCGTCTCGATGACCCGGACCAGCTTCGACAGCCAGGCCTTCGGCCAGGTCCCGACCAAGGGCGACAAGACCCGGGTTGAGGTCGCGAAGGCGTGGACGACCGGGGCCGGGCCGAGCTGGCTCACCCAGTCGACCAGCGCGTTCGACGCGTACGGCCGCGTCACCGACGCCGCCGACGTGCGGAGCAACCACACCACCTCGGTGTACACCCCGGCCTCCGGCGCCCCGCTGACCTCGCTCGCGGTCACCAACAGCCTCGGCACCGCCACCAAGACGGTGGAGCCGGGCTGGGGCGTGCCCACGGTGTCGGTCGACGTCAACGGCAGGCGCACCGAGGCGGTCTTCGACGCCCTCGGCGAGATGACGCAGCTGTGGCTGCCCAACCACCTTCGGGCGAGCTTCCCGAGCCAGCCCAGCGAGATGTACTCCTACCTGGTGCGCAACAGCGGCGGCCCGAACGCGGTGACCGCGCAGAAGCTGCACGCCGGCAACGCGTACACGGTCACCTACCAGCTGTTCGACGGCAGGCTCAAGCCGCGCCAGACCCAGACCGCGTCCCTGGCCGACGGCCACGTCGGCACGGTCTTCACCGAGACCAAGTACGACCCGGCCGGCCGCAAGTCGATCGAGTCCACGTACTTCGACGCCTCGGTGCAGCCGTCCACCACCCTGTTCACCATCCTGGACTGGCAGCCCAAGCAGCAGAACGTCACGGAGTACGACCGGGCCGGCCGCCCCACCGCGTCCGTCGCCCGCTCGTCCGGCCAGGAACTGTGGCGCACCACCACCACGTACGGCGGTGACCGCGTCAACGTCACGCCGCCCACCGGCGGCACCGCGACCACCACGCTCGTCGACGCGCAGCAGCGCACCACCGAACTGCGCCGCTACCACGACCCGGCCACCGTCGGCCAGGACACCCGCGCGCTGTACGACCGGGCGCTGTACCACTTCAACCGCCGCGGCCAGCAGGACGTCGTCACCGACAACGCGGGCAGCACCTGGACCTACCAGTACGACCTGCTGGGCCGGATCACCGCCGACCACGACCCGGACAAGGGCGACCACTCGGCCTCGTTCAACGACTACGGCGACATGCTGACCAGCACCGACGCCCGCACCCAGACGCTGGCGTTCGGCTACGACACCCTGGGCCGCAAGACCGGCGAGTTCGCCGGGACCACGTCCGGCACCAAGCTCGCGACGTGGGCCTACGACCTGCCGGGTGCCAAGGGCTACCTCGCCTCGTCCAGCCGCTGGCTCAACAACGGCACCGACGAGTACAAGGTCAAGGTGCGCGGCTACACGCCGACGTACCTGTCCACCGGCGAGGATTACACCGTCCCGGCCGTCACCGGCACCACCGGCATCTCGGGCACCTGGACGATCGCCCGGACGTACAAGGTGGACGGCCAGCCCGCGACCCTGTCCTACCCCAACGCGGGTTCGCTGGGCGCCGAGACCCTCACCTTCACCTACGACCCGGTCACCGGCAGGCCGGAGCAGTTGCAGACCAACGCCCCGGGCCTCGGCCAGTACGTCACCGACACGGCGTACACCGCGTACGGCGAGACCAGCTTCACGCAGTTCCAGCTCACCGGCGGGAACTGGCTCCAGCAGTCGATGGCGTACGAGGACACCACCCGCAGGCTCAGCCAGGCCACCACCATCCGGCAGACCGTGTCGCAGGCCGTGGCCGACAACCACTACACCTACGACGCGGCGGGCAACACCACCGAGTCGACCCAGGTCACCTCGACCGGCGTCACCGACCGGCAGTGCCTGCGCTACGACTGGGACAAGCGGCTCTCGGCGGCCTGGACGCCGTCGGGCGCCTCGTGCAGCCCGAACCCCGACGCCTCGGCGCTCGGCGGCCCCGCGCCGTACTACCTGTCCTGGACGTTCGACACCGTCGGCAACCGGGCCACCCAGACGACCCACGCGGCGGCCGGTGACACCGGCGCGGTGTACACCTACGGCGGCGCCAACGTGCACGGCGTGCAGGCGGTGGTCACCACCGGTCCCGGGGTCAGCCGCACCGACAACTACGAGTACGACGCGGCGGGCAACCTGACCAAGCGGCCGGGCACCGGCCTGCCGCAGGTGCTCACCTGGGACGCCGAGGGCCACCTCGCGGCCAACAGCGAAGGCGGCGTCAGCAGCGTCTACACCGCCGACGGGACCCGGCTCATCCAGTCGGACCCGGCGTACACCACGCTCTACCTGCCGGGTCAGGAGATCCGGGTGGCCAAGAGCGGCGGTGCGGTGACCGCGGTGCGCTACTACACCTACGCCGGGCGCACCTGCGCCATGACGGCGACCGGTGCGGGCGTGACCTGGCTGGTGACCGACACGCAGAACACCCAGCAGATCACGGTCGCGGCCGGGAACCAGGCGATCACCCAGCGCTGGTCCGGCCCGTACGGCACCCAGCGCGGACCGGCCGTGTCCTGGCCGAACGCGCGGGGCTTCGTCGCCGGTGACATCGACACCACCGGTCTGGTCCACATCGGAGCACGCGAATACGACCCGGCCCTGGGTCGGTTCGTCAGCCCCGACCCCGAGTTCGACCAGAAGGACCCGCTGAGCTGGACCAACTACGGGTACGCCGACAGCACCCCGGTCACCGCCAGCGACCCCGACGGTCGCCGGGCGTGCCTGGACGACTGCAACAGCAAGGAGGACCGCGAGTGGTGGGCTGAGCAGCGCCGCCAGGAGGCCGCCAAGCGGGCGCTCATCCAGACGTACTGCCAGCTGCGGGCACGGGCGGGTCAGCCGTGCGGGCCGAGCGGCCCCTTCGGGACGCCGCGTCCGGCCCCGGGACCGACCCCGGCCCCCGGGCCGGGCGGGAACACCCAGCAGCCGCTGGGCACGCCGAACCCGACGCCGTGGGGCGACAACCGGCCGATCCCGGCCGGGTGCACGTCCAACGGGGACGGTTCCTACCACTGCGACGGCGAGGGCGAGCCCGGCCTGCTCAGCGACATCAAGATGGTGGGCTACTGCCCGATCTCCGGGGGTCTGAGCGCCTACTTCGGCGTGGCGGGTTCGGTGTGCATCGGCGTGGACGACAAGGGCGTCGGGTTCATGCTCACCGGCGGCACCAGCGAAGGCGTACAGGCCGGCGGCTGGCTCGGCATGGGCATGGTCTTCTCCAACGGCGACCTGATGGACCAGGCCGGCGGGTTCGAGACGACCGACGCCGGTGCCGGCTGGGGCAAGATCGGCGGCGACATCACCTACGCCACCGGTACCTCCAACGGCCGGCCGATCTGGACCACCGCAGTGACCGGGACCTACGGCGTAGGATCGCCCGTGACCTGGACCCACGGCGGGTCGGAGACCCTCGTCTGCCGATTCAACCGCGATTTCACCTTCACCTGCGGCCATTGA